From the Heliangelus exortis chromosome 14, bHelExo1.hap1, whole genome shotgun sequence genome, one window contains:
- the XIAP gene encoding E3 ubiquitin-protein ligase XIAP isoform X3: protein MYLKEKSGFQTFPLNYFTCRKSEKENPTHEEMMCNGPENSAACAPPETDHGQQWAQEHYRLGTFVEFPLDCPVPASALARAGFVYTGEGDKVECFSCNINIEGWASGDCAVERHKNLSPNCRFIAESTSLENNTHPFTNNYQDEQHHENGSSNSALVDDPSELEADYLLRTRQVVDMSDTLYPKNPTMCSEETRLKSFYNWPLNGHLKPKELANAGFYYTGVEDQVACFCCGGKLKQWEPSDRAWSEHKRHFPKCFFVLGRDVGNVPSESELGRSGLNDPEYPRNPSMAKYGKRLQTFLTWIYPVDKEQLAEAGFYSTGNGDHVVCFHCGGGLQDWKENEDSWDQHAKWFPGCRFVRKEKGQEFINNVHLRDGCRDSTTEAAEQTTLTTDLSTEEKLRRLQEEKLCKICMAKDISIVFIPCGHLLACKECAEVLNECPLCRSDIVRRQEVFMY from the exons GAAATCTGAAAAGGAGAACCCTACTCATGAAGAGATGATGTGCAATGGCCCAGAGAACTCAGCAGCTTGTGCCCCTCCAGAAACTGACCATGGGCAGCAGTGGGCACAGGAACACTACCGACTGGGAACTTTTGTGGAATTTCCACTTGACTGTCCAGTTCCAGCATCAGCTTTAGCACGAGCTGGCTTTGTTTACACTGGAGAAGGTGACAAAGTGGAGTGCTTCAGTTGCAATATCAATATTGAAGGATGGGCATCTGGGGATTGTGCAGTTGAGAGACATAAAAACCTTTCCCCAAATTGCAGATTTATTGCAGAATCTACTTCTCTGGAAAATAACACACATCCTTTCACCAACAACTACCAGGATGAACAACACCATGAAAATGGTTCCAGCAACTCAGCCCTGGTGGATGACCCTTCTGAGCTGGAGGCAGATTACCTCTTGAGAACTAGACAGGTTGTGGATATGTCAGATACTTTGTATCCTAAAAACCCCACTATGTGCAGTGAGGAGACAAGGTTGAAGTCTTTTTACAACTGGCCCCTCAATGGCCACTTGAAACCAAAGGAATTGGCTAATGCTGGATTCTATTACACAGGTGTTGAGGATCAAGTGGCCTGTTTTTGTTGTGGTGGAAAACTGAAACAGTGGGAACCCAGTGACAGAGCTTGGTCAGAACACAAGAGGCATTTTCCCAAATGCTTTTTTGTGCTGGGCCGGGACGTTGGAAATGTTCCAAGTGAATCTGAGCTTGGGAGAAGTGGTCTGAATGATCCAGAGTATCCAAGGAATCCATCTATGGCAAAATATGGAAAACGTTTACAAACGTTTTTAACTTGGATATATCCTGTTGACAAGGAGCAACTTGCTGAAGCTGGGTTCTATAGCACTG GTAATGGTGATCATGTTGTGTGTTTCCACTGTGGTGGAGGATTGCAGGAttggaaggaaaatgaagactCATGGGATCAACATGCCAAATGGTTTCCTGG GTGCAGATttgtgagaaaggaaaaggggcaaGAATTTATAAATAATGTTCACTTAAGAGATGGATGTAGGGATTCAACA ACAGAAGCTGCTGAGCAGACAACACTTACTACAG aTCTCAGTACTGAGGAGAAGTTAAGACGGTTGCAGGAGGAAAAGCTTTGTAAAATCTGTATGGCTAAAGACATATCAATAGTTTTCATTCCCTGTGGTCACCTACTTGCCTGCAAGGAATGTGCTGAAGTACTTAATGAATGCCCTCTGTGTCGTTCAGACATTGTGAGAAGACAGGAAGTTTTTATGTATTGA
- the XIAP gene encoding E3 ubiquitin-protein ligase XIAP isoform X1, translating into MYLKEKSGFQTFPLNYFTCRKSEKENPTHEEMMCNGPENSAACAPPETDHGQQWAQEHYRLGTFVEFPLDCPVPASALARAGFVYTGEGDKVECFSCNINIEGWASGDCAVERHKNLSPNCRFIAESTSLENNTHPFTNNYQDEQHHENGSSNSALVDDPSELEADYLLRTRQVVDMSDTLYPKNPTMCSEETRLKSFYNWPLNGHLKPKELANAGFYYTGVEDQVACFCCGGKLKQWEPSDRAWSEHKRHFPKCFFVLGRDVGNVPSESELGRSGLNDPEYPRNPSMAKYGKRLQTFLTWIYPVDKEQLAEAGFYSTGNGDHVVCFHCGGGLQDWKENEDSWDQHAKWFPGCRFVRKEKGQEFINNVHLRDGCRDSTTEAAEQTTLTTVDLLQNPLVQSAIDMGFSLSEIRNTMEKRLQISGESHTSVEDLVADLSAQKENKREEEPNEIPVEQDELIQLQNLYLSTEEKLRRLQEEKLCKICMAKDISIVFIPCGHLLACKECAEVLNECPLCRSDIVRRQEVFMY; encoded by the exons GAAATCTGAAAAGGAGAACCCTACTCATGAAGAGATGATGTGCAATGGCCCAGAGAACTCAGCAGCTTGTGCCCCTCCAGAAACTGACCATGGGCAGCAGTGGGCACAGGAACACTACCGACTGGGAACTTTTGTGGAATTTCCACTTGACTGTCCAGTTCCAGCATCAGCTTTAGCACGAGCTGGCTTTGTTTACACTGGAGAAGGTGACAAAGTGGAGTGCTTCAGTTGCAATATCAATATTGAAGGATGGGCATCTGGGGATTGTGCAGTTGAGAGACATAAAAACCTTTCCCCAAATTGCAGATTTATTGCAGAATCTACTTCTCTGGAAAATAACACACATCCTTTCACCAACAACTACCAGGATGAACAACACCATGAAAATGGTTCCAGCAACTCAGCCCTGGTGGATGACCCTTCTGAGCTGGAGGCAGATTACCTCTTGAGAACTAGACAGGTTGTGGATATGTCAGATACTTTGTATCCTAAAAACCCCACTATGTGCAGTGAGGAGACAAGGTTGAAGTCTTTTTACAACTGGCCCCTCAATGGCCACTTGAAACCAAAGGAATTGGCTAATGCTGGATTCTATTACACAGGTGTTGAGGATCAAGTGGCCTGTTTTTGTTGTGGTGGAAAACTGAAACAGTGGGAACCCAGTGACAGAGCTTGGTCAGAACACAAGAGGCATTTTCCCAAATGCTTTTTTGTGCTGGGCCGGGACGTTGGAAATGTTCCAAGTGAATCTGAGCTTGGGAGAAGTGGTCTGAATGATCCAGAGTATCCAAGGAATCCATCTATGGCAAAATATGGAAAACGTTTACAAACGTTTTTAACTTGGATATATCCTGTTGACAAGGAGCAACTTGCTGAAGCTGGGTTCTATAGCACTG GTAATGGTGATCATGTTGTGTGTTTCCACTGTGGTGGAGGATTGCAGGAttggaaggaaaatgaagactCATGGGATCAACATGCCAAATGGTTTCCTGG GTGCAGATttgtgagaaaggaaaaggggcaaGAATTTATAAATAATGTTCACTTAAGAGATGGATGTAGGGATTCAACA ACAGAAGCTGCTGAGCAGACAACACTTACTACAG ttgatcTCTTGCAGAATCCTTTGGTACAAAGTGCCATAGACATGGGGTTCAGTTTGTCTGAGATTAGGAACACCATGGAAAAGAGATTGCAGATTTCTGGAGAAAGTCACACATCTGTTGAGGATCTGGTAGCAGACTTAAGtgctcagaaagaaaataagagggAAGAAGAACCAAATGAGATCCCAGTTGAGCAAGATGAGCTTATTCAATTACAAAATCTCT aTCTCAGTACTGAGGAGAAGTTAAGACGGTTGCAGGAGGAAAAGCTTTGTAAAATCTGTATGGCTAAAGACATATCAATAGTTTTCATTCCCTGTGGTCACCTACTTGCCTGCAAGGAATGTGCTGAAGTACTTAATGAATGCCCTCTGTGTCGTTCAGACATTGTGAGAAGACAGGAAGTTTTTATGTATTGA
- the XIAP gene encoding E3 ubiquitin-protein ligase XIAP isoform X4, translated as MMCNGPENSAACAPPETDHGQQWAQEHYRLGTFVEFPLDCPVPASALARAGFVYTGEGDKVECFSCNINIEGWASGDCAVERHKNLSPNCRFIAESTSLENNTHPFTNNYQDEQHHENGSSNSALVDDPSELEADYLLRTRQVVDMSDTLYPKNPTMCSEETRLKSFYNWPLNGHLKPKELANAGFYYTGVEDQVACFCCGGKLKQWEPSDRAWSEHKRHFPKCFFVLGRDVGNVPSESELGRSGLNDPEYPRNPSMAKYGKRLQTFLTWIYPVDKEQLAEAGFYSTGNGDHVVCFHCGGGLQDWKENEDSWDQHAKWFPGCRFVRKEKGQEFINNVHLRDGCRDSTTEAAEQTTLTTDLSTEEKLRRLQEEKLCKICMAKDISIVFIPCGHLLACKECAEVLNECPLCRSDIVRRQEVFMY; from the exons ATGATGTGCAATGGCCCAGAGAACTCAGCAGCTTGTGCCCCTCCAGAAACTGACCATGGGCAGCAGTGGGCACAGGAACACTACCGACTGGGAACTTTTGTGGAATTTCCACTTGACTGTCCAGTTCCAGCATCAGCTTTAGCACGAGCTGGCTTTGTTTACACTGGAGAAGGTGACAAAGTGGAGTGCTTCAGTTGCAATATCAATATTGAAGGATGGGCATCTGGGGATTGTGCAGTTGAGAGACATAAAAACCTTTCCCCAAATTGCAGATTTATTGCAGAATCTACTTCTCTGGAAAATAACACACATCCTTTCACCAACAACTACCAGGATGAACAACACCATGAAAATGGTTCCAGCAACTCAGCCCTGGTGGATGACCCTTCTGAGCTGGAGGCAGATTACCTCTTGAGAACTAGACAGGTTGTGGATATGTCAGATACTTTGTATCCTAAAAACCCCACTATGTGCAGTGAGGAGACAAGGTTGAAGTCTTTTTACAACTGGCCCCTCAATGGCCACTTGAAACCAAAGGAATTGGCTAATGCTGGATTCTATTACACAGGTGTTGAGGATCAAGTGGCCTGTTTTTGTTGTGGTGGAAAACTGAAACAGTGGGAACCCAGTGACAGAGCTTGGTCAGAACACAAGAGGCATTTTCCCAAATGCTTTTTTGTGCTGGGCCGGGACGTTGGAAATGTTCCAAGTGAATCTGAGCTTGGGAGAAGTGGTCTGAATGATCCAGAGTATCCAAGGAATCCATCTATGGCAAAATATGGAAAACGTTTACAAACGTTTTTAACTTGGATATATCCTGTTGACAAGGAGCAACTTGCTGAAGCTGGGTTCTATAGCACTG GTAATGGTGATCATGTTGTGTGTTTCCACTGTGGTGGAGGATTGCAGGAttggaaggaaaatgaagactCATGGGATCAACATGCCAAATGGTTTCCTGG GTGCAGATttgtgagaaaggaaaaggggcaaGAATTTATAAATAATGTTCACTTAAGAGATGGATGTAGGGATTCAACA ACAGAAGCTGCTGAGCAGACAACACTTACTACAG aTCTCAGTACTGAGGAGAAGTTAAGACGGTTGCAGGAGGAAAAGCTTTGTAAAATCTGTATGGCTAAAGACATATCAATAGTTTTCATTCCCTGTGGTCACCTACTTGCCTGCAAGGAATGTGCTGAAGTACTTAATGAATGCCCTCTGTGTCGTTCAGACATTGTGAGAAGACAGGAAGTTTTTATGTATTGA
- the XIAP gene encoding E3 ubiquitin-protein ligase XIAP isoform X2 — translation MMCNGPENSAACAPPETDHGQQWAQEHYRLGTFVEFPLDCPVPASALARAGFVYTGEGDKVECFSCNINIEGWASGDCAVERHKNLSPNCRFIAESTSLENNTHPFTNNYQDEQHHENGSSNSALVDDPSELEADYLLRTRQVVDMSDTLYPKNPTMCSEETRLKSFYNWPLNGHLKPKELANAGFYYTGVEDQVACFCCGGKLKQWEPSDRAWSEHKRHFPKCFFVLGRDVGNVPSESELGRSGLNDPEYPRNPSMAKYGKRLQTFLTWIYPVDKEQLAEAGFYSTGNGDHVVCFHCGGGLQDWKENEDSWDQHAKWFPGCRFVRKEKGQEFINNVHLRDGCRDSTTEAAEQTTLTTVDLLQNPLVQSAIDMGFSLSEIRNTMEKRLQISGESHTSVEDLVADLSAQKENKREEEPNEIPVEQDELIQLQNLYLSTEEKLRRLQEEKLCKICMAKDISIVFIPCGHLLACKECAEVLNECPLCRSDIVRRQEVFMY, via the exons ATGATGTGCAATGGCCCAGAGAACTCAGCAGCTTGTGCCCCTCCAGAAACTGACCATGGGCAGCAGTGGGCACAGGAACACTACCGACTGGGAACTTTTGTGGAATTTCCACTTGACTGTCCAGTTCCAGCATCAGCTTTAGCACGAGCTGGCTTTGTTTACACTGGAGAAGGTGACAAAGTGGAGTGCTTCAGTTGCAATATCAATATTGAAGGATGGGCATCTGGGGATTGTGCAGTTGAGAGACATAAAAACCTTTCCCCAAATTGCAGATTTATTGCAGAATCTACTTCTCTGGAAAATAACACACATCCTTTCACCAACAACTACCAGGATGAACAACACCATGAAAATGGTTCCAGCAACTCAGCCCTGGTGGATGACCCTTCTGAGCTGGAGGCAGATTACCTCTTGAGAACTAGACAGGTTGTGGATATGTCAGATACTTTGTATCCTAAAAACCCCACTATGTGCAGTGAGGAGACAAGGTTGAAGTCTTTTTACAACTGGCCCCTCAATGGCCACTTGAAACCAAAGGAATTGGCTAATGCTGGATTCTATTACACAGGTGTTGAGGATCAAGTGGCCTGTTTTTGTTGTGGTGGAAAACTGAAACAGTGGGAACCCAGTGACAGAGCTTGGTCAGAACACAAGAGGCATTTTCCCAAATGCTTTTTTGTGCTGGGCCGGGACGTTGGAAATGTTCCAAGTGAATCTGAGCTTGGGAGAAGTGGTCTGAATGATCCAGAGTATCCAAGGAATCCATCTATGGCAAAATATGGAAAACGTTTACAAACGTTTTTAACTTGGATATATCCTGTTGACAAGGAGCAACTTGCTGAAGCTGGGTTCTATAGCACTG GTAATGGTGATCATGTTGTGTGTTTCCACTGTGGTGGAGGATTGCAGGAttggaaggaaaatgaagactCATGGGATCAACATGCCAAATGGTTTCCTGG GTGCAGATttgtgagaaaggaaaaggggcaaGAATTTATAAATAATGTTCACTTAAGAGATGGATGTAGGGATTCAACA ACAGAAGCTGCTGAGCAGACAACACTTACTACAG ttgatcTCTTGCAGAATCCTTTGGTACAAAGTGCCATAGACATGGGGTTCAGTTTGTCTGAGATTAGGAACACCATGGAAAAGAGATTGCAGATTTCTGGAGAAAGTCACACATCTGTTGAGGATCTGGTAGCAGACTTAAGtgctcagaaagaaaataagagggAAGAAGAACCAAATGAGATCCCAGTTGAGCAAGATGAGCTTATTCAATTACAAAATCTCT aTCTCAGTACTGAGGAGAAGTTAAGACGGTTGCAGGAGGAAAAGCTTTGTAAAATCTGTATGGCTAAAGACATATCAATAGTTTTCATTCCCTGTGGTCACCTACTTGCCTGCAAGGAATGTGCTGAAGTACTTAATGAATGCCCTCTGTGTCGTTCAGACATTGTGAGAAGACAGGAAGTTTTTATGTATTGA